From the genome of Pirellulales bacterium, one region includes:
- the ettA gene encoding energy-dependent translational throttle protein EttA yields MSKQYIYQISGLTKKFGQREVLKDIWLAFYPGAKIGVLGRNGSGKSTLLRIMAGVDRDFDGEARLADGFTVGYVPQEPTLNPAKDVRGNIEEAVTSTRQLLVKFEEINARFAEPLDDAAMDKLLAEQARVQDKIDAVNAWELDRQIEIAMDAMQLPPGDADVATLSGGERRRVALCKMLLEKPDLLLLDEPTNHLDAESVAWLERHLAEYTGTVVAVTHDRYFLDNVAGWILELDRGRGIPWEGNYSSWLEQKQERLVREEKAASARQKTLARELEWIRMAPRARQAKSKARIKAYEQMSAEAYQDQQEEFEMQIPPGKHLGELVIELDHASKGYGDRMLIDDLSLRLPAGGIVGVIGPNGAGKTTLFRLLVEQEKPDSGKVRVGPTVELGYVDQNRDALDPDKTIFQEISGGYDNFDIGGRKVPARAYVARFNFLGTDQQKAVGKLSGGERNRVHLAKLLRQGANVLLLDEPTNDLDVDTLRALEEAILNFAGCVVVISHDRWFLDRIATHILAFEGDGYVHWCEGNFQTYEEQRHARLGLEADQPKRFRYKKLQH; encoded by the coding sequence ATGAGCAAGCAATACATCTACCAGATCTCCGGCCTCACCAAGAAATTTGGCCAACGCGAAGTGCTCAAAGACATTTGGCTGGCCTTTTATCCCGGCGCCAAGATCGGCGTGCTGGGGCGCAACGGGTCAGGCAAGAGCACCTTGCTACGAATCATGGCGGGAGTCGATCGCGACTTTGACGGCGAAGCCCGCTTGGCCGATGGATTTACGGTCGGCTATGTGCCGCAGGAGCCCACGCTCAATCCTGCCAAAGATGTGCGCGGCAACATTGAGGAAGCCGTCACCTCGACGCGGCAACTGCTCGTCAAATTCGAGGAGATCAATGCGCGCTTCGCCGAGCCGCTGGACGACGCCGCGATGGACAAATTGTTGGCGGAGCAAGCCCGCGTGCAAGACAAGATCGACGCCGTGAATGCTTGGGAACTGGACCGGCAGATCGAAATCGCGATGGATGCCATGCAGCTCCCTCCCGGCGACGCAGATGTCGCCACGCTATCGGGCGGCGAGCGGCGCCGTGTGGCATTGTGCAAGATGCTGCTCGAGAAACCCGACCTGCTGCTATTGGACGAACCCACGAACCATCTCGACGCTGAAAGCGTCGCCTGGCTCGAGCGGCATCTGGCCGAATACACCGGAACCGTCGTGGCCGTAACGCACGATCGCTACTTTCTCGACAATGTGGCCGGTTGGATTCTGGAACTGGACCGCGGCCGTGGCATTCCCTGGGAGGGAAACTATTCTTCCTGGCTCGAGCAGAAGCAGGAGCGGCTGGTACGCGAAGAAAAAGCCGCCTCGGCCCGGCAAAAAACGCTGGCCCGCGAGTTGGAATGGATTCGCATGGCCCCCCGCGCGCGGCAGGCCAAGAGCAAGGCCCGCATCAAGGCTTACGAGCAGATGTCGGCCGAAGCCTATCAAGATCAGCAGGAAGAGTTTGAAATGCAGATCCCGCCGGGCAAGCATTTGGGAGAGTTGGTCATCGAGCTCGACCATGCCAGCAAGGGCTACGGCGATCGCATGCTAATCGACGACCTGAGCCTGCGGTTGCCGGCCGGCGGCATCGTCGGCGTGATTGGTCCCAACGGCGCCGGCAAGACAACGCTGTTTCGCCTGCTGGTTGAGCAAGAGAAACCAGACTCGGGCAAGGTCCGCGTGGGTCCGACTGTCGAGCTGGGCTACGTCGACCAGAATCGCGATGCGCTCGATCCCGACAAGACCATCTTCCAAGAAATTTCAGGCGGCTACGACAACTTCGATATCGGTGGCCGCAAAGTGCCGGCCCGGGCCTATGTCGCCCGCTTCAACTTCCTAGGCACCGATCAACAAAAGGCCGTCGGCAAACTCTCTGGCGGCGAGCGAAATCGCGTACACCTGGCCAAATTATTGCGGCAAGGGGCCAACGTGCTATTGCTCGACGAACCGACGAACGACCTTGATGTCGACACGTTGCGAGCCCTCGAAGAAGCGATCCTAAACTTTGCCGGCTGCGTCGTGGTGATCAGCCACGATCGTTGGTTCCTGGATCGCATTGCCACCCACATACTGGCGTTCGAAGGGGATGGCTACGTACATTGGTGCGAAGGGAACTTTCAGACCTACGAGGAACAACGGCACGCGCGCCTGGGGCTGGAAGCCGATCAACCCAAACGCTTCCGTTACAAGAAGCTGCAACACTAG
- the guaA gene encoding glutamine-hydrolyzing GMP synthase, protein MASETALVNVALPGASDEKILVLDFGAQYAQLIARRVREQNVYCEIVRHDITPTRILEIAPQGLILSGGPASVYEPGAPHCDPDIFRLGIPVLGICYGMHMACEALGGKVQSAPAREFGRTNCQITSEDELLAGLPKQMQVWMSHGDQVEQVSPDFVSLAATATCSIAAVRHKTLPVYCVQFHPEVTHTPQGRDLLANFVRRVCHTSGAWQLDNFAEQTIAAIRERVGSRRVICGLSGGVDSSVVAALLYKAIGAQLSCILVDNGLLRKGEAAAVIREFSSHFKTDLHVVQAEDRFLAALADVSDPQEKRRIIGRVFIDCFTDEAAKIEGAEFLAQGTLYPDVIESGAAVDGPAATIKLHHNVGGLPEDLSFQLIEPLRDLFKDEVRRLGLQLGLPEEIVWRHPFPGPGLAVRCLGAVTRERLARLREADAIVVAEIHKAGLYRQTSQSFAVLLPVQSVGVMGDARTYEDAVAVRSIDSEDFMTADWSRLPYDLLAQISTRIINEVKGVNRVVYDISSKPPATIEWE, encoded by the coding sequence ATGGCTTCGGAAACCGCCCTTGTGAACGTCGCTCTTCCAGGTGCTTCCGACGAAAAGATCCTGGTGTTGGATTTTGGCGCGCAGTACGCCCAGTTAATCGCCCGGCGCGTCCGCGAGCAGAACGTCTACTGCGAGATTGTTCGCCACGATATTACCCCCACGCGGATTCTTGAAATCGCCCCGCAAGGACTGATCCTCTCCGGTGGCCCCGCCAGCGTTTACGAGCCCGGCGCGCCGCACTGCGATCCGGACATTTTTCGACTCGGAATTCCCGTGCTTGGCATTTGCTACGGGATGCACATGGCCTGCGAGGCGTTGGGGGGCAAAGTGCAAAGCGCCCCCGCGCGCGAATTTGGCCGCACAAACTGCCAAATCACAAGCGAGGACGAGTTACTCGCTGGCTTGCCAAAGCAAATGCAGGTCTGGATGAGCCATGGCGATCAGGTGGAACAGGTCAGTCCTGATTTCGTGTCGCTGGCAGCCACCGCAACCTGCTCGATCGCGGCCGTACGGCACAAGACCCTGCCGGTTTATTGCGTGCAGTTCCACCCCGAGGTAACGCACACGCCTCAAGGACGCGACCTGCTCGCCAATTTCGTCCGCCGCGTGTGTCATACCAGCGGTGCCTGGCAACTGGACAATTTTGCCGAACAAACAATTGCCGCCATCCGAGAGCGGGTGGGCAGTCGCCGCGTGATCTGCGGCCTGTCGGGCGGCGTCGATTCGTCGGTCGTCGCGGCTCTGTTGTACAAGGCGATCGGCGCACAGCTCTCCTGCATCCTGGTCGACAACGGACTCTTGCGCAAGGGTGAAGCCGCGGCCGTCATTCGCGAATTCTCCAGTCATTTCAAAACAGATTTGCACGTGGTGCAGGCCGAGGACCGCTTCCTGGCGGCGTTGGCAGATGTCAGCGATCCACAAGAGAAGCGCCGCATCATTGGCCGTGTGTTCATCGATTGCTTTACGGATGAAGCCGCCAAGATCGAGGGAGCAGAGTTTCTCGCTCAGGGAACGCTCTATCCCGACGTGATCGAAAGCGGCGCCGCCGTCGACGGTCCCGCTGCCACGATCAAGCTGCATCACAATGTGGGCGGACTGCCCGAGGACCTGAGCTTCCAGTTGATCGAGCCGTTGCGCGATTTGTTCAAAGATGAAGTGCGGCGACTGGGCTTGCAGTTGGGACTGCCCGAAGAAATCGTGTGGCGCCACCCATTCCCAGGTCCCGGCCTGGCCGTGCGCTGCCTGGGTGCCGTAACGCGCGAGAGGTTGGCCCGCCTGCGCGAGGCCGACGCCATCGTCGTCGCCGAAATCCACAAGGCTGGACTGTATCGGCAAACGTCGCAGTCGTTCGCCGTATTGCTACCCGTGCAAAGCGTGGGTGTGATGGGCGACGCACGGACGTATGAAGATGCCGTGGCCGTGCGGTCGATCGACAGCGAAGATTTCATGACCGCGGACTGGAGCCGGTTGCCCTACGATCTGTTGGCGCAGATTTCGACCCGCATCATCAACGAGGTCAAGGGAGTTAATCGCGTCGTCTATGACATCAGTTCTAAGCCGCCAGCAACGATCGAATGGGAATAG
- the surE gene encoding 5'/3'-nucleotidase SurE yields MHILLTNDDGIYAPGLAALERELRKIGDVTVVAPATEQSGVGHSITFLSPLVVKEVFEGDRRRGWAVEGSPADCVKLGIFEFCANRPTLVVSGINGGLNAGINVLYSGTVAAAIEGAFFGITSVAVSLEFSEHAQFDKAARLAIEVIQQVLARKGPAPQLYNLNIPTPALQRSKGVKVVPMGVERYGEHFEKRTDPRGRNYYWATGDPPPRRGSEETDLTALESGYVTLTPLDFDLTRRDTLDAMRDWKLKLSE; encoded by the coding sequence GTGCATATATTACTAACAAACGACGACGGTATTTACGCTCCTGGACTGGCCGCCCTGGAACGCGAGTTACGCAAGATCGGTGACGTCACGGTGGTTGCCCCGGCGACTGAGCAAAGCGGTGTCGGCCACTCGATCACCTTCTTGAGCCCACTGGTGGTCAAAGAAGTATTCGAAGGAGACCGGCGGCGGGGCTGGGCGGTCGAGGGGAGCCCGGCCGATTGCGTTAAGTTGGGCATCTTCGAGTTTTGCGCCAACCGGCCCACGCTGGTCGTCAGCGGCATCAATGGTGGACTGAACGCGGGAATCAACGTGCTTTATTCGGGCACGGTGGCGGCCGCGATTGAGGGAGCGTTTTTCGGCATAACGAGCGTCGCCGTGTCGCTGGAATTCAGCGAACATGCGCAATTTGATAAGGCGGCCCGGCTGGCGATCGAGGTCATTCAGCAGGTCCTCGCCCGCAAGGGGCCTGCGCCGCAACTTTATAATCTGAATATCCCCACCCCGGCCCTACAGCGATCCAAGGGAGTCAAGGTGGTGCCGATGGGAGTCGAGCGGTACGGCGAACATTTCGAGAAGCGCACCGATCCGCGCGGCCGCAACTACTACTGGGCGACTGGTGACCCACCCCCACGCCGCGGCTCGGAGGAAACGGATCTGACCGCGCTGGAAAGTGGCTACGTGACGTTGACGCCGCTCGATTTCGACCTGACGCGGCGCGACACGCTCGATGCCATGCGGGACTGGAAACTAAAGCTGAGTGAATGA